The following is a genomic window from Hymenobacter gelipurpurascens.
TGGCCGTAACCGACCCGCTCCAGCTCATTGCCACGCCCCTCGACACGGTGCACAGCCAGGATTTGGTGGCCTACCTGAAGGCCTACCACCTGCGCGAACCGCTTTCTGCTTTGGTGATTGGCATGCCCAAAAACCTTCAGAACGAAGCCACCGACTCGACCAGCGCTGTAGTGGGCGTAGTGCGGCGGCTACGCAAGGAGTTTCCGGAGGTGCCGGTGCATGAGATAGACGAGCGGTTTACCTCCCGCATGGCCCATGCCGCTATGCTGGCCGGTGGCCTAAGCA
Proteins encoded in this region:
- the ruvX gene encoding Holliday junction resolvase RuvX; this translates as MGRILAIDYGNKRVGLAVTDPLQLIATPLDTVHSQDLVAYLKAYHLREPLSALVIGMPKNLQNEATDSTSAVVGVVRRLRKEFPEVPVHEIDERFTSRMAHAAMLAGGLSKKDRRDKATVDRVSATLILQSFLESR